DNA from Prunus persica cultivar Lovell chromosome G6, Prunus_persica_NCBIv2, whole genome shotgun sequence:
TTTCCATGACGTTGGTTTGTCCAACTTGCCAGAGAAACCTGAGTGTAGATCCTTGTCCCCTCCATCATGGGAATCACACATTCCAGAAGTGGACAGACAATCAGAGTTATTCAGAGCCAATGAGGAGAGGTACTTGGATTtagtaatttaaaatttttcctGCACAATGGCAACTGAAAATGGGCATGGTTAAGGAATAGCTCTTATTGTAAAGCTAAATCTCgcttgctttttttttctctttaggATTGAAGAGCAGTCATACCATCTGAAAAATGATGACGATTTTCCCCCCCTCACCCCTCAAGTGCCTTTGAAGGAAGGATTATGCGTTGGAGAATGAAGACACTTATAATTGTAGATGCTAACACACTAGACTGAGCTTCTGATGAGACATCTTCCCCTGACTTCAACTCTTCTTGGGTTCCTGCGTTGTTTGTTGGTTCGATGTAGAATACATATGTTGTACATTCCAGTTCGCTTTTCATTTTCCGAATCGACACGCACATTTGTGTGCTTTGATTGGGTTGGGTGGATGATGTATATACAGGGTGAAGTTTGCCCCCCATTTCGCATTCCCTCCCAAAGTTTGGAGAGTTATAAACACAGTACTGAGAAGCCTCTGTTAGGCATATTTTCGGTTAGATACTGGTTAGTATACACATGATGAAATCTATACATGTaacaatgaaaattttgtttatgttagaatctttttttcttttttcttttttgggtcgaaGGTTATGTTGGATATCATAAAATTTTCGTTTGGTATAGAGTACTGTCTATTGAACTTGAGCAGCGGCACAGGCTGTGAGCCATATAGGAAACTCTGCTTGGGAAATAACCTACCTAGGCTATCACAAACCGGTATAGATCCCGTGACAGGCGAGTTTCTATCCCGTATTGACACCCGATGAACAAGATTGATGTAAATCCGCAAGTCAGGTgagtgaggagagagagagagagacaaaaaaGTCTCCTGTGTTTAGACACCTGATTGAAGAACGTGAATACGCTTTGTGTCCCTGGCAGTTGGTTTGTTGGAGAGATAAGATGGAACTTGACAAGGCAGATCATCAACAAGCACCAGTGGTCTAGTGGTAGAATAGTACCCTGCCACGGTACAGACCCGGGTTCGATTCCCGGCTGGtgcatttgattttctttttttaattacatctgatttttatttttttaataaattaaatgagTAAGTACGTTTTATAATAGTTTATCACTCCATACTCCAACCACACGTCTGCCACCAACCAGACCACGTGGAGATTGAAGTTTAATATAAgacaaaatagaaataaatgcATCATCATATAAATGTCCGTACTGATTGTGACTAAGAGCATTTTCGGGagagttttcaaattttagataaattttagctaaaataGCTAGAAAACGATTATAACAAATCACTTAAAAAGATGTTTCCCCCAGTTCTCTATTTAATTAatctaaaatatattattattattttttcttttttttcttcctctttctcttgcaaatcaaatatattaaaaagaaaagtagaaaCTCAATCCCACAAACCTCCCAAATGTCTctatctctcttctcttttttctctctctttctctctcttcaatttGGCAAGCctccatttctctctcctctatgCTAGATGTAGAGAGCCAAAAGTTGGTTTTCCAAAATAGAGAGCCAAGTAGGGAGTCTGCTGGAAAGaagattttccttcttttgagTCAAAGTAGTTAAGGATGAGAGGGTAGGGAGTCTGCTAGAGATGCTCAACCACTCAGATTATgacaaaattgtgaaaattggaaagaaacaaaattagtCTTAATTGGGGAGGCACTAAGGACATTTCTAGCGCTGAAGACTGGCCCGAGCAGAGGGGGCATGAGGCCCTAAGCACAGTTTTAGTAGGCTTCTACATCAAGGGCAAATGGTGGGGACCACCAACCTGAGCAAgcccaaagaaaaaactagCCCGAGCTCCTGCCCGAGGACGATGACGTCAGTGCATgggattcaaatttttttaatcgtTGGCGCATGTTTGAAACTCTCGTGCCCTGATGCCAGCCCCTGGGGTTAGCCCTGCTTTTCGCCAAAGGCTACAAGCCACGTGTCACGTCCTAGTAtctccaaacaaaaattttcctttaatttaACAGCTGCCATTTTTgtgtaaaataattttaaaaaaatgaaaaaaaacttttccaaaaatacctgccaaaattttaaaacttgaattttttttgtaaaaaaaaaaaattaaagtgaaaAGTTTATCATGACAATGAGTGAAAACACAACAAGCCTTTTGCAAGGACTGCCACTATTCAAAGCAACATTTTTGCTTGCAATTAAActtcaaattcaataaaatgTCTAAATTCATTTTATCTGtctatttcatttcaattttcttccGCCTTTACATTACTCAAAAGTTTATAaatcactttaaataaaactatcaaaaatttatctgtGTCAATCTATCGTCATTGATTACGTATGATAAATCACAAAAGTATTTGTCAAGTAATCAAAACAAGATCTTCGGTATTTTTGTTATCCTAATTTTACTTTGTGTTGTTTGCACACgtaagaaattgaatatctGTCAAATTAATCGGCAAAGTTCCCTAATTAACCTTCTAAGCTATAAGTTAACTATGTGTGTGCACTAGTTGCATATTTGAAACAATGACTGAGTTGACTATTTTGTTATTCGTAGTGCATGTATGTACATTGCAACTTGTTGAGTTGGATGACTATGAACATTAACTTATTTTATGGTAATTATTTTACTCTATGATTAGATTCGgcacaaacaaaagcaaatagcTCCAAAATGATATTcacatgtttttttatatttaaatttcatttcaaaattTACCCATTAGATGTGCTGACCTTGCATTATAAACCACCTAATTAtgaattatttgttttaatgctGACCTTAATGCATACTTACTAGCTAGGGTTTTCAGATTTTATCTTGTTAATTATATAGTTCTATCAATACAAGTCTTTTCTGTTGTAATCCAGAGCAAATCAAACAGAGGGAGGCTGGCACGTATGCACATATGCACATATGCATGCCTGGTTTGGTCAACCaaataaacttttattttctttatggtataaaaatatttggtgataAATCTTCACAGGCTTTGAAACAGCTCAATGAATTCATCTGGGACAGACAGAGGCAATGATTTTTTTAGAGGTCATTCATTCTTGGATGTGCTGAATAAAAGCCTTTTATATAAAGGTGGccaaatattaatataaagaagaagaagaaatcaataacaAAGAGAGgataagaataaaataagTGGAGTGGAGGGACCCCAATGAAGAAGTGCATGAAAAGATCATTTGAAAGGATGATTGATTTGTCAACCCACTACTACTAAATACTTGGGAGAGATCCACAAATCCATCTAATGTCAAGCCCATTATTCAGTAAGCATCAACAAAATTTTATGTATCAAAAttgaccaatttttttttctataaatctTTATTGTTGTTTAGGATATGTCACTAAAACACTTGATTATTAGCTAATCAAAGTATGTTCATagttaattaaaatgaaatacaTGAAAGTATTTTTGAGTATGTGTAAAAAGTATTTACCTTCCGAGTATATAGAAGAACTTTAAACATCAGAAGaggtttcaaattcaaatttctcttCCTCTGCTGTCGGATAAGCCTAGTCAATTGTTTAATGATGATACAGTATTCATGTAAGCCAAATTGGAAACCTATATTAAGCCCCAAAAGAGCAAAAAGCCAAAGTATTTGACGCAATAGCAAAACCCACCCAGACACGGCCTAAGCTATGTCGAGTAGGGACCACTGTTACATCTGTTGCTGTTCAGTCTAGTACTAACTGGTGTAGTTGTgttgcttctctctctctctctctctctctctctctctctctctctctctctatttattGTGGAGTTTAGTTCTTCTCACCATCATCTTTCTTCCACTTGAAAGCTCAATTTTGTTTGCCCACAACCACAAGAGCCACAAGAGCAGCAAGCAAACTTCCCTTTGGGATTTGGATTTCCTCCTCCTTTCCCGCAACAAATGGTACCAACAAAGTGTAGCCACAGATTCTTCAAGTTTCGTACCCCATCAAATTACTCTCAACTTTGAATTTCCCAAACTGTCCCTGCCTCCACCCCATCAATTATTATtccttccaaaatattttctctttcaattcTTTGCCTCTGAAATTTcaacatatattttaaaagaagccaaaccAAATGGTTGCTAACAAGTACGAGGGGGTGTCACGCGCTGTGGTTGTGGGACTGGGTTGGATTATGCTGAGGATTGACTACTCAAGGCTCTTCTGGCTCTTGTTTGGTGTCTTCTCCTATGAAAACCACGAGGGAAAGCCTCGGATTTGATTTTCAAGTTTCCAACTTTCACTTAATTTTCCCACCTTTGATTATATTTCTAGCTACCCTTTAGTTTTCTTCCCAacaatcttcttctttgctCATCATAGTTCTTAAGCAACagcaagcaaaaaaaaaaaaaaaaaaaggtttgatCTTGAAGTCTTTTGGGCCTTCATTAGTTGAAGCTTGAAAGCCTCACTTAAACATGTCCAAGACTGACAGGGCTGGTTATGTTGAAACCGATCCTACTGCTCGCTATGGCCGGGTATGTGCATGCATGTTACTTCCATTCATCCATTCATTCAGTCTTTaccattaatttgttttctctgTGCCGTTGTTTCTTAATGTGTACAAGTTGCTTAtgcttttttcataaattaatgaTGATGCTATAGTTCTTTATTGACCAaagttgatgattttgtttgtttctttaagtTGAGTTGTTTAAATAAATGGGTTTTGAATACTAGCTGAAACCATGGATATGATCTTACACTTTGGAAGCAGGGATTAGACTCTGTCCTGGGTAGGATTTGAATATCAGATGTTGGAGTTTAATCCAATGGATTTCTTGCTCACACCATGAGTAGCTGATCAAAATTCTGTtcatgtatgtatgtgtgtgtatttatgtatgtatgtatgtatgtttcTATGTACTTATATATTAGTATAATTAACAATTAAGTACGTGGTTAATTTATAGACAGTTCTAAAGGATGTAATAGTTTATTTGGTCAATCTTGTGTATTGGGTAAGTCACTGTCTAATCCACCAttaagtattttatttatgcatCAGTAGGTGTCATCTGGGAGATCCCTGTGGCCTTTATATTTAACCATTGGCCATTAGTTTTGGTGACAAATGGTGTGTTAAAAAAGATtgttaatttgataaaatatgcCATTTCTTCTCTATATAATATTTGTTCCATTTGCTTTGAGCCCTCCTTTGGACTTCGATTGATGGTGCCTGTTGGGAGTTGAGAAAATTGGGGAATAGAGTTGATTGTTTAATGTGGAGCCTCTTTAGGTTAGTAGTAAAAGAGCACATAGCTATAAACTATTTCTAATTTGTGCTGTATGATTGTAAAGTTAATTTTCACTACCGCAATTTTATTCTGTTGTTTTCTATGATCGTAAAGTTATGGTTGAGGCTAGCTATATAATTTCTGAAGGGACACCCTAATAATACTATTACAGAGAACTTTAATGCTGAATGATCAAGAATCTTGTTACCACCTTAGTTGATTGTTGAGAGTCAATTAATTTGTTCAGCTTTATGtaatcaaacaaataaaaagaaataaaagatttGGTTACTTATTGAAGTGCATTTTCCATGTCTTGAACAGTTTGAAGAAGTTCTTGGCAAAGGAGCAATGAAAACAGTGTACAAGGCAATTGATGAGCTTCTTGGGATGGAAGTGGCATGGAATCAGGTGAAACTCAATGAAGTCCTTCGCTCACCAGAGGATTTGCAACGGCTCTACTCAGAGGTTCACCTCCTCAGCACCCTCAATCACGATTCCATAATTCGGTTCTATACCTCCTGGATCGATGTTGATCACAAAACTTTTAACTTCATTACTGAAATGTTCACTTCGGGGACGCTAAGAGAGTAATTTCCTTTCCAACTCCTCTAGCCCCTTAACTTGCATATCTTTTGAACTAGGTAAAGCATAGACAAATGGAGAAAGTGTAGCAATAGACCGTAATTGTAGCCTCTGCCCCTCAAAAGTAatcttaattacaattttggtTAATGAGGACAATGTGATCAGCAGAACCTTGTACATGCATTAAGTGGGAACTGTTATCATGGATAACAATTCTTAAGCATGATACATTCAATTCACTTTGGGTAAATGTATTGATAAACTACAATATCTTTCATATTGCAGGTATAGGAAGAAATATAAGCATGTAGACATCCGAGCCATTAAGAACTGGGCCCGTCAGATCCTTCGCGGTCTTGTATATCTGCATGGCAATCATCCTCCAGTAATTCATAGAGATCTTAAGTGTGACAACATCTTTGTCAATGGGCATCTTGGGCAAGTCAAAATTGGTGATTTAGGGCTTGCAACAATCCTCCGTGGTTCCCAATCTGCTCACAGTGTTATAGGTACTTGTTTATCCATTATTAACACATAAATGCTGGCACTTATTTCCTCcactaaaaatatttttgtccTTATACTTTTAGGCACCCCAGAGTTCATGGCACCAGAACTATATGACGAAAATTACAATGAACTGGTTGATGTCTACTCATTCGGCATGTGTGTCTTGGAGATGCTTACATCTGAATACCCATATAGTGAGTGCGTCAACCCTGCACAAATATACAAGAAAGTTACCTCGGTAAGGTGACATTTCGATGTCAAGATTAATAGATATCAGTGAACAAGAACCTTACCCCCTGCCATTATAATTCTTCAGGGGAAGCTTCCAGGAGCATTCTACCGGATTCAAGACTTGGAAGCACAACGATTCATTGGAAAATGCTTAGTAAATGCTTCAAAGAGATTACCGGCAAAAGAACTTTTGCTTGATCCATTTCTTGAGTGTGGTAAAGATGAACCATTGCCTTTGGGAAAGCTTGGACGTCCAAAGCCATTTTTAAATGACAAGGAAATGGAGAAACTGCAATTGAGTGATGATCAAACCAGGACTGACATGACAATCACGGGGAAGTTAAATCCTGAAGATGACACCATCTTTCTCAAAGTTCAGATTGCTGATAAAGATGGTACTATTTAACTTTCTCTGGCTGTTGTTGTAGTTAAAGTGAACTCAATAGATTCCAACGGTGAAAGTTTCTTCTACTGTTTTCTCATGCAGGTTCTTTTAGGAacatatattttccttttgacATATTAAATGATACACCATTTGATGTTGCTACGGAAATGGTGAAGGAATTGGAGATCACTGATTGGGAGCCATTTGAAATTGCGAATATGATTGAATGGGAGATATCTGCCTTGGTACCAAATTGGAAAACTGAAGCCTACCACACAATTAATTATCAAGATGATGACGATGGACCTCAACGTCCTTCTCACTCTCACTCCTCCTGCTCATCATCCCACACATCattatcaggcttgatcagcTCTCATGGGATTAACGGAGTGACAAATGGCTGTGATTGGCTCCAAGGTATGGCTCATATAATTCACTAAGTTAATTTGCAATGTCTGTAACCATCccctattattttttgaaatccATTAGAGATCAATTGGGCTAGTTGTAAGTTGTAACCCTGTTCCATTGCTTATTACTCATCCTTGGTTAAGAAAGAGTTTAAACCCAAGTCTCTAGAAATATGTCAAGAAACTTTAATCTAACTAGAACCTTGAATCACATGAGAATTGTTAACTATGAGCTCATACACAATGCCCTGACCCACCTttgctaattttttattttttttatttttataaattttaaaatagtatcAAGACAGTTCGTTTGTAATAACATATAGCAAGCATGCATGTATGCCTTTCCAGCTGAGGCTGGTTTTGGGTACATATGTCCAAACCCTGAGTAAAGTCAACTTTAGGCCTCGAAAGTGGCCCGTGGACCAAGTTACTTGAACATTGGGATGGGTGTGTAGCATGCGGCCCAGTTGACCACTCTTCCTGATGATCTGCATGCATATATGATGCATTTCTAACATTGTTCTGCATGCATAAATTTCAATTGCAAATGATTGCTGGTGCAGATGATTTTCTTGATGAGACCAGCTCTCAAAGCTCTTCACACTCAGGAACATATTCCAActtaaatttcatttgtggGAATGAGCATGGGACTAATACGATTCCCACAGGAGGAGACAAACATCCCATATCAAAATGTCACAAGTCCACAAGGTTTTGTCCTGAAGAAAACCGTAATACTGGGCAGTCTATGGCTAAAAAATACTACGAGAGATGCAAAGCTTTTCTAGCATCTGGTTCAAAAGATAAAAGGATCATGGATAGCCGTAGATTGATGAGGAATAAGTCGCTAGTAGACGTAAGAAGTCACCTACTACACCGGTCTTTGGTAGAAGAGGTGAATAGGAGGCGCTTGTTTAAGACCGTGGGAGCCGTGGAAAATATCGGGTTTCAAGCACCTTGTGAGgtttcaaaaaaattgtaaaaagcCGTTAGGTACTTTCTGTtgtacaaaaatgaaaagaagtgAGAGACCTCAGAAAATTTACATTTCTCAACAATTGTAAAGTCGGTGAGAGGAATGGGAGTTTCAGTCCCAATCTGGAGATGCAAGAAATGACGACTTACTGGCTTGATTGCCTCCTGAAATGGCAGGGGAGTTTTGAAGCTCAAAAGCAAGGACTGCTTGTACTAATGGAGCCGAATGAGGGGGATCCATGTCGACCACTACAAGAATCTGGTGACTTCTATATTGTAAAAATTTCTGTGCAAATGGTTGTAATTATGTCTAAATAATATTTCTGTGTCAGAATAAATGGCTAGTTTATCAATGTGTTGATGTCCTCTTTCAGTGCTTGCCATAAAACAAAAGGACTCACTGCTACCCTTTACAGCTAGCAGGCTCTGCAGTGTCAATATATCTGCCGTTTGCATTATGAGATGATCAAAAAGTGAGAATCCAATGACATATGAATGAGCTTTGTAATTGTATATGAGCATTTTGAGACAAGATAGATGCATTTGTCTTCACTTGTAGGCATGAGCAGTCCCTGACTGCAATGTTTCATAGGAAACACAAACACTGATGTGTTCAAGTATGGGGTTGTGTTTTGATGGAAACTTACACAAAAGACTTGTTTCTATAATGTTGAATTATTGAGGATGGGTTTAGAAAGGTTGCTGCTTGAGGCAAAATTCATTGATGTATGTGTTTTGCCAATTTTGGATATGGGAAAGCTATTGTCTTGTTAATGTATGCAAGATCCAAATAGTCCCTCAGCCGGGAATCCTGGGATGCACACTTTCTTGTGGGTTTGGTGAGTGAGAGTTGACCATGTTAGTTCAACTCCATGACTTCATCAAATCCTCACCACTTCTCATGTATTTTGATGATGATCACATGGAAAATAAGGCCTTGCATTTTTAAAGCAgtggtaaattaaattagcCTTCATCTACATGTTTAAGTGTTGATGACACTGTAATTATGGACACAAATTTGGAGTTGGTAATGAGTCGTTATGATGAAAGGATTGGAAGCAAAATCACTGATGTTGCATAATATGAAGCAGCATGCTGTAATTGTAAGATTCTTTAATCAAGTATGTAAACTCACCGGTGAGAGTTTTCTTAAAACATACCATGTTCTTTTTAATCATTAGAGGAAGGGGAAACTTGTGGTATTTTTCATCGGTGAAAAGAGAAGTGTCACTAAACAATGAGCTAGTTGGTAAAAACAAAGCATGTTTTAAACCACCGAATGAAAAACCGATGGGTAATAGGAGATAGGCTTAGAGAGAGAGTAATGTTAGTGATTATATATTAAAGCACTACCCGATAATGATTCGGGGTTCGATTCCGTAAAACCACTCCTCTCTTATGATATTTTCACTATTTGTAAGCCGGGCTGTTTTCTTTCTAACAATTAGTTACTACTAAATGTTTGAGGATTGAAAGTAACAAGTGCTGAAGGGTAATCATGGGATACATTCCCAGAGAAGATTATGACTGTCCTCTAATTAGATTTCTTTCCTCAATTTTCGATGTCGTCCTGATTGGATTTCTTTCATCAATTTTCAAATGTGGTCCTCctttaatctctctctctctctctctctctctctctcatggtAAGTTAGAGGTTTTGCAAGCAGTAAAAGTAaacttgaaaggtaaccaggGACCATCCTAGAAGTTCACCTTAATCTTTTGCCATTTGGTTTGCAAGCTACTACGATATTATTGCTGACCAGGAAGCTATTTATTTCAAGGGTGAAACATTGGTGGTCCTGTAATTACCAAAAGTTGGTCGTACACCTCAAATCAAAAGCCGTATTATCTCTACCATGAAGGAATGAGATTTGTAAGATTTTAGGGCAAATTCTATGGTCCTCTGCCTGCCATCAAGAAAACAGTACAGTAGAGCCCAAAACTAGTCAAGTTAGGTAGGTAGGATTTTTATCAACTTAGTGTGCACACAATTTGGGTACAAGACTCTAAACCTTAGCCAGTAGTCTAGTTGGCTTAAAAATGAATCCTTTTGCCATTTTTATCAAAGCCTCCATAGACCGTAGAGAGCTGGCAACACAATTGCAACTTAATGAGCCGTAACTACTGGTATCTCCATATCGATGGATGGAGCCTTGTGATAAAAGCTCTTTAAAGCATCACATAATAAGTACATTATTATGCATGCCATACCGTTAATCTAAACTATTAATCGAAACCGTTTGTATAAATGTAGCAACCTTGACATACATTATTGGTCTATTCCTTAACGGCTAAATTAGTGGTTGTCTAATATAGTATCGGATCCCTTCTTTGCACCCCTTATTCCCCAtatcttctttattttcaagGTGTCCTCCTATCTTGCACCTATACTGTACACTTGCCTCTCTCCCTCCATTTTTCTGCTCACTAAGTGCGGGGATGGGCGCATGCACGTAAAACCAAGCGTAAGCTTTTGGAGCTAGTGGCAAGCTAACACATTAATTGAGTTTTTGAAGTCACCCTTTACCTTTGTTCATATGGGGAAGGAGATGCTGGCTAGTAAACCCAAAAAGGTCTTAGGCTTATATGTACCTTTTATCTCACTTTAGGCTccagctatatatataaatgttacAATGATTccagctatatatataaatgttacaattattttttgaggTAAGTACATTCTCATGGGTTATTCAATTTCAACCTAAAACCATGTCATGTGGTAGTTAGAACTTAGAGGTGATGCCTTTAACTTGATGGGCCTAACCAGAAGTTATTCACCAGTTATGGTCAACAATTGTCGAGTTGTGGTTGGGAAATAGTCCCAAATTAGTAATAAAGAAGACGTTAGTTCAaattctcttcttctcaacTATTATTTGTAACAATGAAACAATTCTCTGGTGACTGGTCAAATTTATtctaatatattatatgttttcTGAGCGTACTCGTTTTGAACACAAATTATCATGGCAgagaatattaaatttttccAAATTAACTTCAAAGCTTATGGATTTGGCTTCTGTATGTATCCTTCTGCTGGAACAGATTCTCTTTTGGTGTACAGTGTACAGTACTAGAATTCATCTCTGGAACTAACTAGTTGGGCTTGtttccagaaacaaaacctgGGAGAAGAACACtaatattttctcaaaatgATCCAGACAAGAACCAAGCCAGAAGCCTCAAACAGGAACTTATGTATGTATGCTTTTCTGACATGGTAAAGCACGTTGTGTTTGTTACCCCATGCCATTTTCCATGAAGGCCACATTCAACATTTACAATGTAAAAAACACAGAATTCAATgaaacaattaaattaatagtCTAAAATTTGTAATCTTGTGTTAAAGAAAATTAGATAAAACATTCAAGTTGATTATTCTTCCTGACtgaaaatcaatcaaaaatgAGACATGAAGCCATTTTTAGAGATAGAAAGATAGTTTCTTGGAAACCCAGAATTCAGAACTGAAAATAAAGTGGTCATCATaacttaaaaatatttatatctGCATTGACATTTAACAATCTAAGAATGTTACATTTTGATGTCAGCCATATCAAACCAGATTTGCTCAAAGGCCTTGACAATGAGATCATGATATTCGTTTGAGTTGAGTGAGAGATAACAAGCAAGAAGGTCTTCCAAATCCTTAGATTCCCTGATGTTGTTCTCCACAATCATCTCCACCATTGAGTCTCTGAAGTCTTTCTGCGGATCAACTGAGGACTTAACAACTGCAAAGCTCTCCGAAAGGCGTCTATTCTTCGACTTCAAGCATGaggatggtgatggtgatgacaCACTCTTTCTAGCATATGGCTGATTTTTCTTACTTTTAAGTCTTGGAGAATTGCCTCTAAGTCTTATACCTGTTGTTGAGTTGGCAGAGGACTTTCGAACTGAATTCCGGTTGGCTTTTCTTTGGCTACCCTTTTGTGTTCTTATGCTTTCCTCCTTGACAATCTTGACAGTGAGAGACCTCTGCCCTTTTATCTCCTTCAATTTAGATGAACTTCTTTTGAACTTGGTTGCCTCAGTGGACTTATGATGATCATCAAATTTCATTGGCTTTGTCAAAATTGGAGGAAGCTCTAGCTCTGAGATCATGTCAAAGCCATCAAGCTTCTCATcatgaattttctttgtagAGGCTCCATCTTTCATGTCAATGATGGTATCAGAAGTTGAAGAACTAACTCGGCAATTATAAGAGCTGGACCATGGGGCTAGCCCATCCAATGGGTCAGGACCACCAAATTGGTGACATTCATATTCAGATGGGATCAATTCATGAAATTCAGGCTCACTGGAACTTTGACTAGAAGAGCCAAAGTAATCTGGGGATTGAATTGTGTTGGTCTCAAGATCAGTCCAAACTGAATCAATTGTGGCATGACAATTACAATAGGCTGGTGATGAGACAGAGGATGTTGTTGAGACATGCTTGTTAGGAGAAGGCTTGTAAACAGCTTTTCTTTTGGCTCTTCTGGTTGATAATCTTCTGGGGTGTTCAGGAAAATGTGTGTCTGAGGCTTTGGGGTTCACAGGTGAATTATAGAACTTATCAGCTCTGTTGGGTTCTGTTGTGAAGTAGTAGGAGTATCTTCTGGTTTGAGAAAGGTGGGGTTTTTGTTGGGGTGGTGTAGAAGTTGAGGGTGGTTTTTTCTTGGTagagtgatgatgatgagaggtttggttgtggtttttggttttgctcATGTCTTTGAGCTTGTAAAACCAGGCATTTGGTATCATATCTGACAATCTGAACCTGTAATTACCCATCAAGAATGAAACAGctccctttcttttctctgtctcaCTGACTCACttgtatctctctctctctctctctctctctctcactcttaTGAGTTGCAGTAGTGAAGATAGCAAACAGTTAAAAGAGCTCAAATGTTTAGTGAGAAAGCAACAGGTAGCAAGTAAAATATATGGTTAAATAGAAGGATTGAGCTCAATTGAATATGCCAAAGTTACCCTCAACTAAACATTTTTCTCTCCATTTCCTTTCTACTTATCCAAACAAGCATGAAAGAGATTGTAAATATATCTCTTgtctcctttcttttcttttcttattattttaagttgtttcttttctattgtttc
Protein-coding regions in this window:
- the LOC18775034 gene encoding probable serine/threonine-protein kinase WNK4 isoform X2; its protein translation is MKSFAHQRICNGSTQRYRKKYKHVDIRAIKNWARQILRGLVYLHGNHPPVIHRDLKCDNIFVNGHLGQVKIGDLGLATILRGSQSAHSVIGTPEFMAPELYDENYNELVDVYSFGMCVLEMLTSEYPYSECVNPAQIYKKVTSGKLPGAFYRIQDLEAQRFIGKCLVNASKRLPAKELLLDPFLECGKDEPLPLGKLGRPKPFLNDKEMEKLQLSDDQTRTDMTITGKLNPEDDTIFLKVQIADKDGSFRNIYFPFDILNDTPFDVATEMVKELEITDWEPFEIANMIEWEISALVPNWKTEAYHTINYQDDDDGPQRPSHSHSSCSSSHTSLSGLISSHGINGVTNGCDWLQDDFLDETSSQSSSHSGTYSNLNFICGNEHGTNTIPTGGDKHPISKCHKSTRFCPEENRNTGQSMAKKYYERCKAFLASGSKDKRIMDSRRLMRNKSLVDVRSHLLHRSLVEEVNRRRLFKTVGAVENIGFQAPCEVSKKL
- the LOC18773505 gene encoding transcription repressor OFP4, which codes for MGNYRFRLSDMIPNAWFYKLKDMSKTKNHNQTSHHHHSTKKKPPSTSTPPQQKPHLSQTRRYSYYFTTEPNRADKFYNSPVNPKASDTHFPEHPRRLSTRRAKRKAVYKPSPNKHVSTTSSVSSPAYCNCHATIDSVWTDLETNTIQSPDYFGSSSQSSSEPEFHELIPSEYECHQFGGPDPLDGLAPWSSSYNCRVSSSTSDTIIDMKDGASTKKIHDEKLDGFDMISELELPPILTKPMKFDDHHKSTEATKFKRSSSKLKEIKGQRSLTVKIVKEESIRTQKGSQRKANRNSVRKSSANSTTGIRLRGNSPRLKSKKNQPYARKSVSSPSPSSCLKSKNRRLSESFAVVKSSVDPQKDFRDSMVEMIVENNIRESKDLEDLLACYLSLNSNEYHDLIVKAFEQIWFDMADIKM
- the LOC18775034 gene encoding probable serine/threonine-protein kinase WNK4 isoform X1, whose product is MSKTDRAGYVETDPTARYGRFEEVLGKGAMKTVYKAIDELLGMEVAWNQVKLNEVLRSPEDLQRLYSEVHLLSTLNHDSIIRFYTSWIDVDHKTFNFITEMFTSGTLREYRKKYKHVDIRAIKNWARQILRGLVYLHGNHPPVIHRDLKCDNIFVNGHLGQVKIGDLGLATILRGSQSAHSVIGTPEFMAPELYDENYNELVDVYSFGMCVLEMLTSEYPYSECVNPAQIYKKVTSGKLPGAFYRIQDLEAQRFIGKCLVNASKRLPAKELLLDPFLECGKDEPLPLGKLGRPKPFLNDKEMEKLQLSDDQTRTDMTITGKLNPEDDTIFLKVQIADKDGSFRNIYFPFDILNDTPFDVATEMVKELEITDWEPFEIANMIEWEISALVPNWKTEAYHTINYQDDDDGPQRPSHSHSSCSSSHTSLSGLISSHGINGVTNGCDWLQDDFLDETSSQSSSHSGTYSNLNFICGNEHGTNTIPTGGDKHPISKCHKSTRFCPEENRNTGQSMAKKYYERCKAFLASGSKDKRIMDSRRLMRNKSLVDVRSHLLHRSLVEEVNRRRLFKTVGAVENIGFQAPCEVSKKL